In one Lolium rigidum isolate FL_2022 chromosome 3, APGP_CSIRO_Lrig_0.1, whole genome shotgun sequence genomic region, the following are encoded:
- the LOC124703995 gene encoding oxysterol-binding protein-related protein 1C-like: MHPFCCVPPVSVSPAASAATAAAEASAAAGLPAAMPPPPPPPSMPTPRSTSTAGERRVRLSGVSLGGGGSTSPPDGVKLNEIVGGGISGVLYKWVNYGRGWRPRWFALSDGVLSYYKIHGPDRILLSRDTDRAAKVIGEDSLRRLSRPSTSSSSAAPHSNGHHHHNPPRKPLGEIHLKVSTVRESRSDDRRFSIFSGTKRLHLRAETREDRAVWLEALRATKEMFPRMSTSEMVGPGDTAAAAAVSTERLRQRLQQEGVGEAAIADSERIVRAEFEALHKQLVLLKQKQALLLDTLRHLETEKVDLENTLVDESQRQSKEYGSASRPRNEKYSEGSASESDDYNEPQDPAEEETDEDENIYFDTTDFLSSSSFKSSGSDFQRSEAGSDDEDDYPMDGIDPSMKSVGISYPYVRRRKKLPDPVEKEKGVSLWSMIKDNIGKDLTKVCLPVYFNEPLSSLQKCYEDLEYSYLIDRAYEWGKRGDSLMRILSVAAFAVSGYASTDGRSCKPFNPLLGETYEADYPDKGLRFFSEKVSHHPMVVACHCEGTGWRFWADSNLKSKFWGRSIQLDPVGMLTLEFDDGEVFQWSKVTTSIYNLILGKLYCDHYGTMRIQGNREYSCKLKFKEQSIIDRNPHQVQGVIQDRSGRTVATLFGKWDESMHYVMGDCFGKGKGSENFSEAHLLWKRSKPPKFPTRYNLTSFAITLNELTPGLKEKLPPTDSRLRPDQRCLENGEYERANAEKLRLEQRQRQARKMQESGWKPRWFAKDKGTDTYRYLGGYWESRENSSWEDCPDIFGQLPNDLMITD; encoded by the exons ATGCACCCATTCTGCTGCGTGCCGCCCGTCTCCGTCTCCCCCGCCGCCTCTGCCGCCACGGCGGCGGCCGAGGCCTCCGCGGCGGCGGGTCTCCCCGccgcgatgccgccgccgcccccgccaccgTCGATGCCCACCCCGCGCAGCACCTCCACCGCAGGCGAGCGCCGCGTGCGCCTCTCGGGAGtcagcctcggcggcggcggctccaccTCGCCACCTGACGGCGTGAAGCTGAACGAGATCgtcggcggcggcatctccgggGTCCTCTACAAGTGGGTCAACTACGGCCGCGGCTGGCGCCCGCGCTGGTTCGCGCTCAGCGACGGCGTGCTCTCCTACTACAAGATCCACGGGCCCGACCGCATCCTCCTCTCGCGCGACACCGACCGCGCCGCCAAGGTCATCGGCGAGGACTCCCTCCGCCGCCTCTCCCgcccctccacctcctcctcctccgccgccccccACTCcaacggccaccaccaccacaacccgCCCCGCAAGCCCCTCGGCGAAATCCACCTCAAG GTCTCCACCGTCAGGGAGAGCAGATCGGACGACAGGCGCTTCTCGATCTTCTCGGGGACCAAGCGGCTGCACCTGCGCGCGGAGACGCGCGAGGACCGGGCCGTGTGGCTGGAGGCGCTGCGCGCCACCAAGGAGATGTTCCCCAGGATGTCCACCAGCGAGATGGTCGGGCCGggggacaccgccgccgccgcggccgtctCCACCGAGCGCCTCAGGCAGCGCCTGCAGCAGGAAGGGGTCGGCGAGGCGGCCATTGCCGACAGCGAGAGGATCGTGCGTGCCGAGTTCGAGGCCCTGCACAAGCAGCTCGTGCTCCTCAAGCAGAAACAGGCACTGCTCCTTGACACCCTACGCCATCTAGAG ACAGAAAAGGTTGATTTGGAGAATACCCTCGTTGACGAGAGCCAAAGGCAGTCAAAAGAGTACGGCTCTGCTTCTAGACCAAGGAATGAGAAGTATAGTG AAGGAAGTGCTAGTgaatctgatgattataatgaaccACAAGATCCTGCTGAAGAAGAGACAGACGAGGACGAGAACATTTATTTTGATACAACAGATTTTCTTTCGTCAAGCTCTTTTAAAAGCAGTGGATCTGATTTCCAAAGATCTGAAGCTGGTTCAGATGACGAGGATGATTATCCAATGGATGGAATTGATCCTTCCATGAAGTCTGTTGGAATTAGTTATCCATACGTAAGAAGGCGTAAGAAGCTGCCAGATCCCGTTGAAAAAGAGAAGGGTGTGAGCCTGTGGTCAATGATCAAGGACAACATAGGGAAGGATCTCACCAAAGTCTGTCTACCTGTTTACTTCAATGAGCCTCTTTCATCATTACAAAAATGTTATGAGGATCTCGAGTATTCCTACCTTATTGATCGTGCATATGAATGGGGCAAAAGG GGGGATAGTCTTATGAGGATTCTTAGTGTAGCAGCATTTGCTGTTTCTGGTTATGCCTCTACGGACGGAAGGAGCTGTAAGCCCTTTAATCCCCTTCTTGGTGAGACCTACGAAGCAGATTATCCAGATAAAGGCCTCCGTTTTTTCTCAGAAAAG GTCAGTCATCATCCTATGGTTGTTGCATGCCATTGTGAAGGAACTGGCTGGAGATTTTGGGCAGATAGCAACTTAAAGAGCAAGTTCTGGGGTCGATCCATTCAACTTGATCCTGTTGGTATGTTAACATTGGAGTTTGATGATGGTGAAGTTTTCCAATGGAGCAAG GTGACCACTTCCATTTACAATCTCATATTGGGCAAACTGTACTGTGATCACTATGGCACTATGCGCATTCAAGGCAACCGTGAATATTCATGTAAGCTGAAATTCAAGGAGCAGTCAATTATTGATCGCAACCCTCATCAG GTCCAAGGTGTTATTCAGGACCGAAGTGGTCGAACTGTTGCTACACTCTTTGGGAAGTGGGATGAAAGCATGCACTATGTGATGGGTGATTGCTTTGGAAAAGGCAAGGGATCAGAAAATTTCTCTGAGGCTCATTTGTTATGGAAAAGGAGTAAACCGCCCAAGTTCCCCACTCGGTACAATTTGACTAGCTTTGCAATCACACTAAATGAACTTACCCCTGGATTGAAG GAAAAACTACCACCAACAGACTCAAGATTGCGACCAGACCAGAGGTGCCTAGAGAATGGTGAATATGAAAGAGCAAATGCTGAGAAGTTGAGACTTGAGCAGAGACAACGGCAG GCACGGAAGATGCAGGAGAGCGGGTGGAAACCTCGGTGGTTTGCGAAGGATAAAGGTACAGACACATACCGCTACCTTGGTGGTTACTGGGAATCCAGAGAAAATAGCAGCTGGGAAGACTGCCCTGACATTTTCGGACAACTTCCTAACGATTTAATGATAACTGACTAG